A DNA window from Streptomyces bacillaris contains the following coding sequences:
- a CDS encoding DUF742 domain-containing protein has translation MSGPRRERRTTDPALIDPERLYVITGDLDDSERAALDLVTMVVAQAEPSPTFQPEQAAILRLCQAPLSVAEISAYLSLPFSVVTSLLSDLLATELIESRAPIVRATLPDRSLLEAVMHGLQKL, from the coding sequence ATGAGCGGACCCCGACGAGAACGCCGCACGACCGATCCGGCGCTCATCGACCCGGAACGGCTGTATGTGATCACGGGTGATCTCGACGACAGCGAGCGGGCCGCACTCGACCTGGTCACGATGGTCGTCGCGCAGGCCGAGCCCTCGCCGACGTTCCAGCCGGAGCAGGCCGCGATCCTGCGGCTCTGTCAGGCGCCTTTATCGGTCGCGGAGATCTCCGCCTACCTCAGCCTGCCGTTCAGCGTGGTCACCTCGCTCCTGAGCGATCTCCTCGCGACCGAACTCATCGAGTCGCGTGCGCCGATCGTCCGCGCCACACTCCCCGACAGGTCCCTTCTCGAAGCGGTGATGCATGGACTTCAGAAGCTCTGA
- a CDS encoding sensor histidine kinase has product MVRVESPPTDREVPVVRVVLPPVVLLAAATVAGAALVVPAARIPVAVCGAITTLVVAVLTVALHRRKRAMAAQRAEYEQRIAYLEHRILSHDSETVRLTKEVMPAAIRRLRVGNSPEEVMRDIVDADAANRHLPKALREQIYQVLEVIDNEEARRDSAQRAFVSVARRVQAIVHRQASELREMEDHYGRNPEVFDDLLRIDHGTALIGRLADSIAVLGGARPSRQWPKPVPLFSVLRGAMSRILEYQRVDLHSIAKVAIVGTSVEPLIHACAELLDNATRYSPPQTRVHVTAVEVQTGIAIEIEDGGVSLSEEARARAENMLAQAQAGINMNDLGESPRLGMAVVGRLSRMYQLQVSLRQSAYGGVRAVLIVPRDMITTGPAPGIAHGIGATSRPTSSLDMSQLQHVVPPPGKRKPKPAATGPVPSVVAPAPTGAPAAAARPAGPVPAMEDDVPVVTEWTENGLPQRRSRGRAPLGSHNLPQQPPPSAAPVNGGLPHRGGHQGAGGAAPGGPGGQGGEKPPGLWLEAFTKAVNGVPQEPKHGEDSDDAWDKGDLK; this is encoded by the coding sequence ATGGTCCGTGTTGAATCACCGCCGACCGACAGAGAAGTCCCCGTCGTCCGCGTAGTCCTGCCCCCCGTGGTCCTGCTGGCCGCGGCCACCGTCGCCGGGGCGGCCCTGGTGGTCCCGGCCGCGCGGATACCAGTCGCCGTGTGCGGCGCGATCACCACGCTCGTGGTCGCCGTGCTCACCGTGGCGCTGCACCGCCGCAAGCGGGCCATGGCCGCCCAGCGCGCGGAGTACGAACAGCGCATCGCCTACCTGGAACACCGCATCCTCAGCCATGACTCCGAGACCGTGCGGCTCACCAAGGAAGTCATGCCCGCCGCCATCCGGCGGCTGCGGGTGGGCAATTCGCCCGAGGAGGTCATGCGCGACATCGTCGACGCGGACGCCGCCAACCGACATCTGCCCAAGGCGCTGCGCGAGCAGATCTACCAGGTCCTCGAGGTCATCGACAACGAGGAGGCCCGGCGTGACTCCGCCCAGCGCGCCTTCGTCAGCGTCGCCCGCCGGGTCCAGGCGATCGTGCACCGCCAGGCCAGTGAGCTGCGGGAGATGGAGGACCACTACGGGCGCAACCCCGAGGTCTTCGACGACCTGCTGCGCATCGACCACGGCACCGCGCTGATCGGCCGGCTCGCCGACTCCATCGCCGTCCTCGGCGGGGCCCGGCCCAGCCGCCAGTGGCCCAAGCCCGTACCCCTGTTCAGCGTCCTGCGCGGTGCGATGTCCCGCATCCTGGAGTACCAGCGCGTCGATCTGCACTCGATCGCCAAGGTCGCCATCGTCGGCACTTCGGTCGAGCCGCTCATCCACGCCTGCGCCGAGCTGCTCGACAACGCGACCCGCTACTCGCCGCCGCAGACCCGGGTGCACGTCACCGCGGTCGAGGTGCAGACCGGCATCGCCATCGAGATCGAGGACGGCGGCGTCAGCCTCAGCGAGGAGGCCCGCGCCCGGGCCGAGAACATGCTCGCCCAGGCCCAGGCCGGCATCAACATGAACGACCTCGGGGAGTCCCCCCGGCTCGGCATGGCCGTCGTCGGCCGCCTCTCGCGGATGTACCAACTCCAGGTCTCGCTGCGCCAGTCGGCGTACGGCGGGGTCCGCGCGGTCCTCATCGTGCCGCGCGACATGATCACCACCGGCCCGGCCCCGGGCATCGCCCACGGCATCGGCGCCACCTCGCGGCCCACCAGCTCGCTGGACATGTCGCAGCTCCAGCACGTGGTGCCGCCCCCCGGCAAGCGCAAGCCCAAGCCCGCCGCCACCGGCCCGGTCCCCTCCGTGGTCGCCCCGGCCCCCACCGGCGCCCCGGCCGCCGCGGCGCGTCCGGCCGGGCCCGTCCCGGCCATGGAGGACGACGTCCCGGTGGTCACCGAGTGGACCGAGAACGGTCTGCCGCAGCGCCGCAGCCGGGGCCGCGCCCCGCTCGGCTCGCACAACCTGCCGCAGCAGCCCCCGCCGTCCGCCGCCCCCGTCAACGGAGGGCTGCCGCACCGGGGCGGGCACCAGGGCGCCGGAGGCGCCGCACCCGGCGGACCCGGTGGGCAGGGCGGCGAGAAGCCCCCCGGCCTCTGGCTGGAGGCCTTCACCAAGGCCGTCAACGGCGTACCGCAGGAACCGAAGCACGGCGAAGACTCCGATGACGCGTGGGACAAGGGAGACCTGAAGTGA
- a CDS encoding GTP-binding protein, protein MDFRSSDTITGPRSEDVLPTTATAAVKVVIVGGFGVGKTTMVGSVSEIRPLTTEETMTQAGVGVDDNAGVETKTATTVAMDFGRISLSEELILYLFGTPGQERFWFLWNGLFEGALGAVVLIDTRRLEVSFDVIGRLEERGVPFVVAVNTFPDAPHHPVEALRRALDLPDEVPMIDCDARLRASSRDVLMTLMRYLHSLAVPLA, encoded by the coding sequence ATGGACTTCAGAAGCTCTGACACGATCACCGGACCCCGCAGCGAGGACGTCCTCCCCACCACGGCCACCGCCGCGGTGAAGGTCGTGATCGTCGGCGGGTTCGGGGTCGGCAAGACGACCATGGTCGGCTCGGTCAGCGAGATCCGGCCCCTGACGACCGAAGAGACCATGACCCAGGCCGGTGTCGGCGTGGACGACAACGCCGGGGTGGAGACGAAGACCGCCACCACCGTCGCCATGGACTTCGGCCGGATCAGCCTCAGCGAGGAGCTGATCCTCTACCTGTTCGGCACCCCCGGCCAGGAGCGCTTCTGGTTCCTGTGGAACGGCCTCTTCGAGGGGGCCCTCGGCGCCGTCGTCCTCATCGACACCCGGCGGCTGGAGGTCAGCTTCGACGTGATCGGCCGGCTGGAGGAGCGCGGGGTGCCCTTCGTGGTGGCCGTCAACACCTTTCCCGACGCACCGCACCACCCGGTCGAGGCCCTGCGCAGAGCGCTCGACCTGCCGGACGAGGTCCCGATGATCGACTGCGACGCCCGGCTGCGGGCCTCCAGCCGCGATGTGCTGATGACCCTCATGCGCTACCTGCACAGCCTGGCGGTCCCGCTGGCCTGA
- a CDS encoding roadblock/LC7 domain-containing protein: MIQQRGNMDWMLKELADDVPSIHQIVVLSSDGLRIAMHGGDPDVADRLAAACAGLQSLAAAVATEIPYSDGMMKLVVIEVTGGFFYLMAAGTGAYLAVLAGETVDAGLVGARMRDMVVRIGAHLTSPPRHGGQSG; this comes from the coding sequence GTGATCCAGCAGCGCGGAAACATGGACTGGATGCTCAAGGAACTGGCCGACGACGTGCCGAGCATCCATCAGATCGTGGTGCTCTCCTCGGACGGGCTGCGCATCGCCATGCACGGCGGTGACCCGGACGTCGCCGACCGGCTGGCGGCCGCCTGCGCAGGACTGCAGAGCCTGGCCGCCGCGGTGGCCACCGAGATCCCTTACAGCGACGGCATGATGAAGCTCGTGGTCATCGAGGTCACGGGTGGCTTCTTCTACCTGATGGCGGCCGGGACCGGCGCGTATCTCGCCGTGCTGGCGGGCGAGACCGTGGACGCCGGGCTGGTCGGCGCCAGGATGCGGGACATGGTCGTGCGGATCGGTGCCCACCTGACCAGTCCGCCCCGCCACGGCGGGCAGTCCGGATGA
- a CDS encoding MarR family winged helix-turn-helix transcriptional regulator, whose amino-acid sequence MTDDIVASVVRQWHAVNPGLDTGPMELIGRINRCAALLQQAEDAPLRSAGLTRAEFDLLGAVRRTDRELTPGELARETFSSGAAVTKRLRALQERGLVDRRGDERDRRVAHVRLTEEGRALVDRLLPEQLAYERAVLSGLDERSRAELSAGLSELLVQLEGRLGGTRR is encoded by the coding sequence GTGACCGACGACATCGTTGCCTCGGTGGTACGGCAGTGGCATGCCGTCAACCCCGGGCTGGACACCGGCCCGATGGAGCTGATCGGCCGCATCAACCGCTGCGCCGCCCTGCTCCAGCAGGCGGAGGACGCCCCGCTGCGCTCCGCCGGACTGACCCGCGCCGAGTTCGACCTCCTCGGCGCCGTACGCCGTACCGACCGGGAACTCACCCCTGGCGAGCTGGCCCGGGAGACCTTCTCCTCCGGCGCCGCCGTCACCAAGCGGCTGCGAGCCCTCCAGGAACGCGGCCTGGTGGACCGCCGGGGCGACGAGCGTGACCGCCGGGTCGCCCATGTCCGCCTCACCGAGGAGGGCCGCGCCCTGGTCGACCGGCTGCTGCCCGAACAGCTCGCGTACGAACGGGCGGTGCTCTCGGGGCTCGACGAGCGGAGCCGGGCCGAACTCAGCGCGGGGCTGAGCGAGTTGCTGGTCCAGCTGGAGGGCCGCCTCGGCGGGACGCGCCGCTGA